Proteins encoded within one genomic window of Amorphoplanes friuliensis DSM 7358:
- the rplJ gene encoding 50S ribosomal protein L10: protein MADKPVRADKATAVAELTDSFRNSAATLLTEYRGLTVSEITELRRSLGNETKYSVSKNTLAKRAATDAGIEGLDALFTGPTALAFVGGDPVEAAKGLRAFAKAHPVLVIKGGVFEGKAISAEEVSKIADLESREVLLAKLAGAMKGNLTKAAATFQAPLAQVARLAAALQDKRAQDGSAEA, encoded by the coding sequence ATGGCGGACAAGCCGGTCCGGGCCGACAAGGCCACTGCCGTTGCTGAGCTCACGGACAGCTTCCGTAACTCCGCGGCCACCCTGTTGACCGAGTATCGCGGCCTCACGGTCTCGGAGATCACCGAGCTGCGGCGCTCGCTCGGCAACGAGACCAAGTACTCCGTGTCGAAGAACACGCTCGCGAAGCGGGCTGCGACCGACGCGGGCATCGAGGGTCTCGACGCGCTGTTCACCGGTCCTACCGCGCTCGCCTTCGTGGGCGGGGACCCGGTCGAGGCGGCCAAGGGCCTTCGTGCCTTCGCCAAGGCTCACCCCGTCCTGGTCATCAAGGGCGGCGTCTTCGAGGGCAAGGCCATCTCGGCCGAAGAGGTCAGCAAGATCGCCGACCTCGAGTCCCGCGAGGTGCTGCTGGCGAAGCTCGCCGGCGCCATGAAGGGCAACCTGACCAAGGCGGCGGCCACGTTCCAGGCCCCGCTCGCTCAGGTCGCTCGCCTGGCTGCGGCTCTGCAGGACAAGCGCGCACAGGACGGTTCCGCCGAGGCCTGA
- a CDS encoding ATP-binding cassette domain-containing protein — MRFDQVWFRYARREDWTLRMVDLTVEPGATVVVLGRNGAGKSTLLQLAAGVLRPVRGAVRQRPGVVGWVPERFPADQPFTTEQYLTRTAAVRGLRGGREVDHWITRLGLDDHRHTRLAALSKGTAQKVGLAQALLVSPGLLVLDEPWEGLDSHARTLIPQIVGEVTAAGGAVLVSDHRGEIAGLPDAIRWTVTDGTVKTERAEPGDPGEVVVEIAVRRTDADTTMARLRADGHRVLGVRTERPR, encoded by the coding sequence GTGCGATTCGACCAGGTCTGGTTCCGGTACGCACGCCGCGAGGACTGGACCTTGCGGATGGTGGATCTCACCGTCGAGCCCGGTGCCACCGTGGTCGTGCTCGGCCGTAACGGCGCCGGCAAGTCCACGCTGCTGCAGCTGGCCGCCGGTGTCCTGCGCCCCGTCCGTGGCGCCGTCCGGCAGCGTCCCGGTGTGGTCGGCTGGGTGCCCGAGCGTTTCCCCGCCGACCAGCCCTTCACGACCGAGCAATATCTGACCCGGACCGCCGCCGTGCGTGGTCTCCGCGGCGGCCGCGAGGTCGACCACTGGATCACCCGTCTGGGTCTCGACGACCACCGTCACACCCGCCTGGCGGCCCTCTCCAAGGGCACCGCGCAAAAGGTCGGTCTGGCCCAGGCGCTACTCGTCAGCCCGGGTCTGCTCGTGCTGGACGAGCCCTGGGAGGGTCTCGACTCCCACGCCCGCACGCTGATCCCGCAGATCGTCGGTGAGGTCACCGCGGCCGGGGGAGCGGTCCTGGTCAGCGATCACCGCGGGGAGATCGCCGGCCTCCCGGACGCGATCCGCTGGACGGTGACCGACGGCACGGTCAAGACCGAGCGGGCGGAGCCGGGTGATCCCGGCGAGGTGGTGGTCGAGATCGCCGTCCGCCGGACGGACGCCGACACCACGATGGCCCGGCTGCGTGCCGACGGTCACCGTGTCCTCGGCGTACGCACGGAGCGCCCCCGATGA
- the rplA gene encoding 50S ribosomal protein L1: MAQRSKAYRKAAEQIDEAKLYEPSAAVKLAKDTSPTKFDATVEVAMRLGVDPRKADQMVRGVVNLPHGTGKVSRVIVFAQGAKAEEAVAAGADEVGTDELVARIQGGWLDFDAAIATPDQMAKIGRIARILGPRGLMPNPKTGTVTMDVTKAVNDIKGGKITFRVDKHSNLHMIIGKASFSEDQLVENYGAVLDEVLRAKPSAAKGKYLKKVTVSTTMGPGVQIDPNVVKNLRGDNADS; encoded by the coding sequence ATGGCACAGCGCAGCAAGGCCTACCGCAAGGCCGCCGAGCAGATCGACGAAGCGAAGCTCTACGAGCCCTCCGCCGCCGTGAAGCTCGCCAAGGACACCAGCCCCACCAAGTTCGACGCCACCGTCGAGGTCGCGATGCGCCTCGGTGTGGACCCGCGTAAGGCCGACCAGATGGTCCGCGGCGTCGTCAACCTGCCGCACGGCACCGGCAAGGTCTCCCGGGTGATCGTCTTCGCCCAGGGCGCCAAGGCCGAAGAGGCTGTCGCGGCCGGCGCCGACGAGGTCGGCACCGACGAGCTCGTCGCCCGCATCCAGGGTGGCTGGCTCGACTTCGACGCCGCCATCGCGACGCCGGACCAGATGGCCAAGATCGGCCGGATCGCCCGGATCCTCGGCCCCCGTGGCCTCATGCCCAACCCGAAGACCGGCACGGTCACGATGGACGTGACCAAGGCGGTCAACGACATCAAGGGCGGCAAGATCACCTTCCGGGTGGACAAGCACTCCAACCTGCACATGATCATCGGCAAGGCCTCGTTCTCCGAGGACCAGCTGGTGGAGAACTACGGCGCCGTCCTCGACGAGGTCCTCCGGGCCAAGCCGTCGGCCGCCAAGGGCAAGTACCTGAAGAAGGTCACCGTCAGCACCACGATGGGCCCCGGCGTTCAGATCGACCCGAACGTCGTGAAGAACCTGCGCGGCGACAACGCCGACAGCTGA
- the rplL gene encoding 50S ribosomal protein L7/L12: MAKLSTDELLGAFKEMTLIELSEFVKQFEEVFEVTAAAPVAVAAAGGGAAPAEAEAEKDSFDVVLEGDGGKKIQVIKVVRELTGLGLKEAKDAVEAAPKAILEGVNKEKAEAAKAKLEGEGAKVTLK; the protein is encoded by the coding sequence ATGGCGAAGCTCAGCACCGACGAGCTGCTCGGCGCGTTCAAGGAAATGACCCTCATCGAGCTCTCCGAGTTCGTGAAGCAGTTCGAAGAGGTCTTCGAGGTCACCGCGGCCGCGCCGGTCGCCGTGGCCGCTGCGGGCGGCGGCGCTGCCCCGGCCGAGGCCGAGGCCGAGAAGGACTCGTTCGACGTTGTCCTCGAGGGCGACGGTGGCAAGAAGATCCAGGTCATCAAGGTCGTGCGTGAGCTGACCGGCCTGGGCCTCAAGGAGGCCAAGGACGCCGTCGAGGCCGCCCCCAAGGCGATCCTCGAGGGTGTCAACAAGGAGAAGGCCGAGGCCGCCAAGGCCAAGCTCGAGGGCGAAGGCGCCAAGGTCACCCTCAAGTGA
- the nusG gene encoding transcription termination/antitermination protein NusG, which produces MPEYDDETAPAAEEQSAVATVDDDESVEAASAEPVAEAEAAEAQAAEAPEADENYDPVAELRQKLRYAPGDWYVVHSYAGYENKVKTNLETRITSLDMEDFIFQVEVPTREEVEVKNGKRLQVQNKVFPGYILVRMDLSPESYSCVRNTPGVTGFVGATDRVDRPAPLSLDEVLKWLAPAVEAEEKKAKPEIRVLDFEVGDSVTVTDGAFASLPASISEINADQQKLKVLVSIFGRETPVELNFNQVAKI; this is translated from the coding sequence GTGCCTGAGTACGACGACGAGACCGCCCCCGCCGCCGAGGAGCAGTCCGCGGTGGCGACGGTGGACGACGACGAGTCGGTCGAGGCCGCCAGCGCAGAGCCCGTCGCCGAGGCGGAAGCCGCCGAGGCCCAAGCCGCGGAGGCCCCCGAGGCCGACGAGAACTACGACCCCGTCGCCGAGCTGCGGCAGAAGCTGCGCTACGCGCCGGGCGACTGGTACGTCGTGCACTCGTACGCCGGTTACGAGAACAAGGTCAAGACCAACCTCGAGACCCGGATCACGAGCCTCGACATGGAGGACTTCATCTTCCAGGTTGAGGTGCCGACCCGCGAAGAGGTCGAGGTCAAGAACGGCAAGCGCCTCCAGGTGCAGAACAAGGTCTTCCCCGGCTACATCCTGGTCCGGATGGACCTCAGCCCCGAGTCCTACTCGTGTGTGCGCAACACACCGGGTGTGACGGGCTTCGTCGGTGCCACGGACCGGGTGGACCGCCCGGCGCCGCTGTCGCTCGACGAGGTGCTGAAGTGGCTGGCCCCGGCCGTCGAGGCCGAGGAGAAGAAGGCGAAGCCCGAGATCCGCGTGCTGGACTTCGAGGTCGGCGACTCCGTCACCGTCACCGACGGTGCGTTCGCGTCGCTGCCGGCGTCGATCAGTGAGATCAACGCCGACCAGCAGAAGCTGAAGGTTCTGGTCTCCATCTTCGGTCGTGAGACGCCGGTGGAGCTGAACTTCAACCAGGTCGCCAAGATCTGA